In Oncorhynchus nerka isolate Pitt River linkage group LG26, Oner_Uvic_2.0, whole genome shotgun sequence, one DNA window encodes the following:
- the LOC115110517 gene encoding caspase recruitment domain-containing protein 10-like isoform X2: MSGITVWVKDYDTGHEEGRPVSPFSEECCEELWDRVEGVRHKLTRILNPAKLTPYLRQCKVIDEQDEDEVLNSIQYPLRISKAGRLIDILHGRGQRGLQAFMESLEFYHPEQYTQLTGQQPTQRCSIILDEEGPEGLTQFLLLEVRKLREQLLGSRVCERRLSQRCRVAEEERGRAERKTLDLRHDRLQMERLRQDWEAGSRELGRLKDRHLEQAVKYSRALEDQAKASARERELLEQMEHLKTRLMEAEKETDSSPVSIAPVRRNRSVAYHTNGTPAVPEKSEKPLQHIDIQKSGHIETQALLDILKQDRREAAEQRHELCGNIARLQGELESSEDFRDKESQCEQLQLKVRTLQLDWETEQKRSISYFNQIMELEKERDQALRSRDSLQLEYTDCLLDKNRLRKRIAELQANLEQQQRELEKEKDRSREQSSPCMHCSHLSLCSEDQCYGPCCSLDLSPLPNGTHQLLCKSPSTDQTHDHSEGSRSNSEENLLTATVDSERDVNRLSIFPFPPCMNSINRRVNIEFDLDSWSSDENENLTGVQSEVSLSNSCSSLHSHLFAPDLINLPPVPPHKPNYSSLCFEPLSPVPSPPTTHKRGRGSLADDITIIGGNRTGIFVSSVRAGSPAEQCGLKEGSELLELEKVLFGGGSVLMGQCTGEVAHFSLQWWTEPSSLKHQTNTEAYSKLCAQLPSPNFYGADSFYVRVNLDLDPHSDLPCLGVRCDDIIHVTDTRYNGKYQWRCTLVNLRTAKPLQAGVMPNYNRAQQLLLVRLRTIALEQKDFKKKVSKKGSKRVRLVKAVPPSCRGIGSTPQVLYTLSNRHEEHLIPYSMVQPIQVMTKRPVIFSPSLLSRGLIERLLQPAESGLDFNTCQPELIQATERNDKSVFLLDASTPEQALGISLQSIQDVISQDKHCLLELGLSSVEGLLRQGVYPIVINIRPKNKKHKKLKKLLTGRGEDGMMEEVCQADEQQLETLPLLYHTLEPSTWSCTEDLLLAIRNVIHSQQKALLWVELERLQ; encoded by the exons GCATCACAGTATGGGTGAAGGATTATGACACAGGACATGAAGAGGGGCGGCCGGTGTCCCCGTTCTCTGAGGAGTGCTGTGAGGAGCTGTgggacagggtggagggggtgagGCACAAGCTGACCCGCATCCTGAACCCAGCCAAGCTCACCCCCTACCTGAGGCAGTGCAAGGTCATCGACGAGCAGGATGAGGATGAGGTCCTCAACTCCATCCAGTACCCACTACGTATCAGCAAggctg GACGTTTGATTGACATCCTGCATGGGCGTGGCCAGCGTGGCCTGCAGGCCTTCATGGAGTCTTTGGAGTTCTACCACCCCGAGCAATACACTCAGCTCACTGGACAACAGCCCACCCAGCGCTGCTCCATCATCTTGG ATGAGGAGGGTCCAGAGGGCCTGACTCAGTTCCTGCTGCTCGAGGTGCGTAAGCTGAGGGAGCAGCTGCTGGGGAGCCGCGTGTGTGAGCGCCGCCTGTCCCAGCGTTGCCGTGTGGCCGAGGAGGAGCGCGGCCGGGCTGAACGCAAGACACTGGACCTACGACATGACCGGCTGCAGATGGAGAG GCTGCGTCaggactgggaggcaggcagcaGGGAGCTGGGCCGGCTGAAGGACAGACACCTGGAACAGGCTGTGAAATACTCTCGTGCTCTGGAGGATCAGGCCAAGGCCTCCGCACGTGAGAGAGAGCTACTGGAAcag ATGGAGCATCTGAAGACCAGACTgatggaggcagagaaagagactgACAGTAGTCCTGTCTCTATTGCTCCAGTCAGAAGGAACAGGAGTGTCGCCTATCACACGAACGGCACCCCCGCTGTTCCCGAGAAGAGTGAGAAGCCACTACAGCACATTGACATTCAGAAGTCAGGTCACATTGAAACACAG GCTCTGTTGGACATCCTGAAGCAGGATCGCAGGGAGGCAGCAGAGCAGAGACACGAGCTGTGTGGCAACATCGCCAGACTACAGGGAGAGCTGGAGAGCTCTGAGGATTTCAGGGACAAG GAGTCTCAGTGTGAGCAGCTGCAGCTGAAGGTGAGGACTCTGCAGCTGGACTGGGAGACGGAACAGAAAAGGAGCATTTCCTACTTCAACCAGATTATGgagctggagaaggagagggaccag GCTCTGCGCAGTCGAGACAGCCTGCAGTTGGAGTATACTGACTGCCTATTGGACAAGAACCGCCTGCGTAAACGCATTGCAGAGCTTCAGGCCAATCtagagcagcagcagagagagctggagaaagagaaggacaggAGCAGGGAGCAGAGTTCCCCCTGTATGCACTGT TCTCACCTGTCTCTGTGCAGCGAAGACCAGTGCTACGGGCCCTGCTGCTCCCTAGACCTCAGCCCTCTGCCCAACGGCACTCACCAGCTGCTCTGCAAG TCTCCCTCTACAGACCAAACCCATGACCACTCCGAAG GTTCCCGTTCAAACTCAGAGGAGAATCTCTTGACAGCA acagtggacagtgagAGGGATGTTAACAGGCTCTCCatcttccccttccctccctgCATGAACTCCATCAACCGCAGGGTCAACATAGA GTTTGACCTGGACTCCTGGAGCAGTGATGAGAATGAGAACCTCACAG GAGTCCAGAGTGAGGTCTCCCTGTCGAACTCCTGTAGCTCCCTGCATTCTCACCTCTTCGCCCCTGACCTCATCAACCTGCCCCCTGTCCCACCTCACAAACCCAACTACAGCAGTCTCTG TTTCGAGCCCCTGTCCCCCGTACCAAGTCCCCCCACTACGCACAAAAGAGGAAGAGGCAGCCTGGCAGATGACATCACCATCATTGGGGGCAACCGCACAGGCATCTTTGTTAGCAGCGTCAGAGCTGGTTCTCCTGCTGAGCAGTGTGGTCTGAAGGAGGGCAGTGAGTTACTGGAG ctGGAGAAGGTTCTGTTTGGTGGGGGCAGTGTGCTGATGGGCCAGTGCACTGGAGAGGTGGCCCACTTCTCTCTGCAGTGGTGGACAGAGCCCTCTTCTCTCAaacaccagaccaacacagagG CCTACTCCAAGTTATGTGCCCAGCTCCCTTCTCCTAACTTCTACGGTGCTGACTCCTTCTACGTGCGCGTCAACCTGGACCTGGACCCTCATAGCGACCTGCCCTGTCTGGGGGTGCGCTGTGATGACATAATACACGTTACTGACACCCGTTACAATGGGAAGTACCAGTGGCGCTGCACCCTGGTGAACCTCCGCACAGCCAAGCCCTTGCAGGCGGGGGTCATGCCCAATTACAACAG AGCCCAGCAGCTGTTATTGGTGAGGTTACGTACCATAGCCCTGGAGCAGAAGGATTTCAAAAAAAAA GTATCCAAGAAGGGCTCTAAGCGTGTACGATTGGTCAAGGCTGTCCCCCCCAGCTGTCGTGGGATTGGTTCCACCCCACAGGTCCTTTACACACTCAGCAACC GTCATGAGGAGCACCTGATTCCTTACAGTATGGTCCAGCCAATACAGGTCATGACCAAACGGCCTGtcatcttctccccctccttgCTCTCTCGTGGCCTCATAGAGAGACTGCTTCAGCCAGCAGAGTCTGGACTGGACTTCAACACCTgccaaccag AGCTAATCCAGGCCACAGAGCGAAATGATAAGAGTGTCTTCCTGCTAGATGCTTCCACCCCAGAGCAGGCTCTTGGAATCAGTCTGCAGTCTATTCAGGATGTAATAAGCCAG GACAAGCACTGTCTGTTGGAGCTAGGCCTGAGTAGTGTGGAGGGCCTTCTGAGGCAGGGGGTCTACCCTATCGTCATTAATATCCGACCCAAGAACAAAAAACACAAGAAGCTAAA GAAGTTGCTGACCGGGCGAGGGGAGGATGGCATGATGGAGGAGGTGTGTCAGGCGGACGAGCAGCAGCTGGAGACCCTGCCCCTGCTCTACCACACTTTGGAACCCAGCACCTGGAGCTGCACCGAGGATCTGCTTCTCGCCATACGCAATGTCATCCACAGCCAGCAGAAGGCACTGCTGTGGGTTGAGTTGGAAAGGCTCCAATAG
- the LOC115110517 gene encoding caspase recruitment domain-containing protein 10-like isoform X1, whose translation MSGITVWVKDYDTGHEEGRPVSPFSEECCEELWDRVEGVRHKLTRILNPAKLTPYLRQCKVIDEQDEDEVLNSIQYPLRISKAGRLIDILHGRGQRGLQAFMESLEFYHPEQYTQLTGQQPTQRCSIILDEEGPEGLTQFLLLEVRKLREQLLGSRVCERRLSQRCRVAEEERGRAERKTLDLRHDRLQMERLRQDWEAGSRELGRLKDRHLEQAVKYSRALEDQAKASARERELLEQMEHLKTRLMEAEKETDSSPVSIAPVRRNRSVAYHTNGTPAVPEKSEKPLQHIDIQKSGHIETQALLDILKQDRREAAEQRHELCGNIARLQGELESSEDFRDKQESQCEQLQLKVRTLQLDWETEQKRSISYFNQIMELEKERDQALRSRDSLQLEYTDCLLDKNRLRKRIAELQANLEQQQRELEKEKDRSREQSSPCMHCSHLSLCSEDQCYGPCCSLDLSPLPNGTHQLLCKSPSTDQTHDHSEGSRSNSEENLLTATVDSERDVNRLSIFPFPPCMNSINRRVNIEFDLDSWSSDENENLTGVQSEVSLSNSCSSLHSHLFAPDLINLPPVPPHKPNYSSLCFEPLSPVPSPPTTHKRGRGSLADDITIIGGNRTGIFVSSVRAGSPAEQCGLKEGSELLELEKVLFGGGSVLMGQCTGEVAHFSLQWWTEPSSLKHQTNTEAYSKLCAQLPSPNFYGADSFYVRVNLDLDPHSDLPCLGVRCDDIIHVTDTRYNGKYQWRCTLVNLRTAKPLQAGVMPNYNRAQQLLLVRLRTIALEQKDFKKKVSKKGSKRVRLVKAVPPSCRGIGSTPQVLYTLSNRHEEHLIPYSMVQPIQVMTKRPVIFSPSLLSRGLIERLLQPAESGLDFNTCQPELIQATERNDKSVFLLDASTPEQALGISLQSIQDVISQDKHCLLELGLSSVEGLLRQGVYPIVINIRPKNKKHKKLKKLLTGRGEDGMMEEVCQADEQQLETLPLLYHTLEPSTWSCTEDLLLAIRNVIHSQQKALLWVELERLQ comes from the exons GCATCACAGTATGGGTGAAGGATTATGACACAGGACATGAAGAGGGGCGGCCGGTGTCCCCGTTCTCTGAGGAGTGCTGTGAGGAGCTGTgggacagggtggagggggtgagGCACAAGCTGACCCGCATCCTGAACCCAGCCAAGCTCACCCCCTACCTGAGGCAGTGCAAGGTCATCGACGAGCAGGATGAGGATGAGGTCCTCAACTCCATCCAGTACCCACTACGTATCAGCAAggctg GACGTTTGATTGACATCCTGCATGGGCGTGGCCAGCGTGGCCTGCAGGCCTTCATGGAGTCTTTGGAGTTCTACCACCCCGAGCAATACACTCAGCTCACTGGACAACAGCCCACCCAGCGCTGCTCCATCATCTTGG ATGAGGAGGGTCCAGAGGGCCTGACTCAGTTCCTGCTGCTCGAGGTGCGTAAGCTGAGGGAGCAGCTGCTGGGGAGCCGCGTGTGTGAGCGCCGCCTGTCCCAGCGTTGCCGTGTGGCCGAGGAGGAGCGCGGCCGGGCTGAACGCAAGACACTGGACCTACGACATGACCGGCTGCAGATGGAGAG GCTGCGTCaggactgggaggcaggcagcaGGGAGCTGGGCCGGCTGAAGGACAGACACCTGGAACAGGCTGTGAAATACTCTCGTGCTCTGGAGGATCAGGCCAAGGCCTCCGCACGTGAGAGAGAGCTACTGGAAcag ATGGAGCATCTGAAGACCAGACTgatggaggcagagaaagagactgACAGTAGTCCTGTCTCTATTGCTCCAGTCAGAAGGAACAGGAGTGTCGCCTATCACACGAACGGCACCCCCGCTGTTCCCGAGAAGAGTGAGAAGCCACTACAGCACATTGACATTCAGAAGTCAGGTCACATTGAAACACAG GCTCTGTTGGACATCCTGAAGCAGGATCGCAGGGAGGCAGCAGAGCAGAGACACGAGCTGTGTGGCAACATCGCCAGACTACAGGGAGAGCTGGAGAGCTCTGAGGATTTCAGGGACAAG cAGGAGTCTCAGTGTGAGCAGCTGCAGCTGAAGGTGAGGACTCTGCAGCTGGACTGGGAGACGGAACAGAAAAGGAGCATTTCCTACTTCAACCAGATTATGgagctggagaaggagagggaccag GCTCTGCGCAGTCGAGACAGCCTGCAGTTGGAGTATACTGACTGCCTATTGGACAAGAACCGCCTGCGTAAACGCATTGCAGAGCTTCAGGCCAATCtagagcagcagcagagagagctggagaaagagaaggacaggAGCAGGGAGCAGAGTTCCCCCTGTATGCACTGT TCTCACCTGTCTCTGTGCAGCGAAGACCAGTGCTACGGGCCCTGCTGCTCCCTAGACCTCAGCCCTCTGCCCAACGGCACTCACCAGCTGCTCTGCAAG TCTCCCTCTACAGACCAAACCCATGACCACTCCGAAG GTTCCCGTTCAAACTCAGAGGAGAATCTCTTGACAGCA acagtggacagtgagAGGGATGTTAACAGGCTCTCCatcttccccttccctccctgCATGAACTCCATCAACCGCAGGGTCAACATAGA GTTTGACCTGGACTCCTGGAGCAGTGATGAGAATGAGAACCTCACAG GAGTCCAGAGTGAGGTCTCCCTGTCGAACTCCTGTAGCTCCCTGCATTCTCACCTCTTCGCCCCTGACCTCATCAACCTGCCCCCTGTCCCACCTCACAAACCCAACTACAGCAGTCTCTG TTTCGAGCCCCTGTCCCCCGTACCAAGTCCCCCCACTACGCACAAAAGAGGAAGAGGCAGCCTGGCAGATGACATCACCATCATTGGGGGCAACCGCACAGGCATCTTTGTTAGCAGCGTCAGAGCTGGTTCTCCTGCTGAGCAGTGTGGTCTGAAGGAGGGCAGTGAGTTACTGGAG ctGGAGAAGGTTCTGTTTGGTGGGGGCAGTGTGCTGATGGGCCAGTGCACTGGAGAGGTGGCCCACTTCTCTCTGCAGTGGTGGACAGAGCCCTCTTCTCTCAaacaccagaccaacacagagG CCTACTCCAAGTTATGTGCCCAGCTCCCTTCTCCTAACTTCTACGGTGCTGACTCCTTCTACGTGCGCGTCAACCTGGACCTGGACCCTCATAGCGACCTGCCCTGTCTGGGGGTGCGCTGTGATGACATAATACACGTTACTGACACCCGTTACAATGGGAAGTACCAGTGGCGCTGCACCCTGGTGAACCTCCGCACAGCCAAGCCCTTGCAGGCGGGGGTCATGCCCAATTACAACAG AGCCCAGCAGCTGTTATTGGTGAGGTTACGTACCATAGCCCTGGAGCAGAAGGATTTCAAAAAAAAA GTATCCAAGAAGGGCTCTAAGCGTGTACGATTGGTCAAGGCTGTCCCCCCCAGCTGTCGTGGGATTGGTTCCACCCCACAGGTCCTTTACACACTCAGCAACC GTCATGAGGAGCACCTGATTCCTTACAGTATGGTCCAGCCAATACAGGTCATGACCAAACGGCCTGtcatcttctccccctccttgCTCTCTCGTGGCCTCATAGAGAGACTGCTTCAGCCAGCAGAGTCTGGACTGGACTTCAACACCTgccaaccag AGCTAATCCAGGCCACAGAGCGAAATGATAAGAGTGTCTTCCTGCTAGATGCTTCCACCCCAGAGCAGGCTCTTGGAATCAGTCTGCAGTCTATTCAGGATGTAATAAGCCAG GACAAGCACTGTCTGTTGGAGCTAGGCCTGAGTAGTGTGGAGGGCCTTCTGAGGCAGGGGGTCTACCCTATCGTCATTAATATCCGACCCAAGAACAAAAAACACAAGAAGCTAAA GAAGTTGCTGACCGGGCGAGGGGAGGATGGCATGATGGAGGAGGTGTGTCAGGCGGACGAGCAGCAGCTGGAGACCCTGCCCCTGCTCTACCACACTTTGGAACCCAGCACCTGGAGCTGCACCGAGGATCTGCTTCTCGCCATACGCAATGTCATCCACAGCCAGCAGAAGGCACTGCTGTGGGTTGAGTTGGAAAGGCTCCAATAG